Proteins encoded in a region of the Mucispirillum schaedleri ASF457 genome:
- a CDS encoding DEAD/DEAH box helicase, translating to MSILERIKQIIKKNKTAQNQIIIKEISKKIAQKEINRENQAVIPENKHVEKRQNGRNIKSKAKSRHSKSGELKNINIEDEIVEFGSWEISEFHVEEKEDILRFHDLGLSPRLMKGIYECEYKYCTPIQQLILPESLKGKDVSGKAQTGTGKTAAFLITLFTRLMNNELSDRKKGTPRALIMAPTRELVIQIEKDARNIGRYCGLTIQSVFGGINYEKQKRQIEQKFIDILVATPGRLLDYKEQQVLDLSAVEILVIDEADRMLDMGFIPDMKKIISAAPPKSKRQTMLFSATLNQDILRLASQWTKDPVSFEVESKEITSENIEQIAYIASDKEKFAIIYNIVSQDMLNRVIIFGNRRDEVARLTDMFKACGLSCGLLSGDVTQSRRIKTLEELRNGTIRILCATDVAARGIHVDGITHVFNYSLPDDPEDYVHRIGRTGRAGEKGVSVIFATEEDSYLIPKIESYTKHKLNYINPEENLVAVPNDLSKILKQFKSGRAGRKKTGSFREKRVKNRKEVSNRRPVKRKK from the coding sequence ATGTCAATACTGGAAAGAATTAAACAAATTATTAAAAAAAATAAGACTGCACAAAATCAAATAATCATTAAAGAGATTTCAAAAAAAATCGCACAGAAAGAAATAAATAGAGAAAATCAAGCAGTAATACCAGAAAACAAGCATGTAGAAAAAAGGCAAAATGGTAGAAATATTAAAAGCAAAGCAAAAAGCAGGCACAGTAAAAGTGGTGAGCTTAAAAATATTAACATAGAAGATGAAATAGTAGAATTTGGCAGCTGGGAGATAAGCGAATTTCATGTAGAAGAAAAAGAAGATATACTCCGCTTTCATGATTTGGGGCTTTCTCCAAGACTTATGAAAGGCATATATGAATGTGAATATAAATACTGCACACCAATTCAGCAGCTTATTTTGCCAGAAAGTTTAAAAGGTAAAGATGTTTCAGGAAAAGCCCAGACAGGCACAGGCAAAACTGCTGCATTTTTAATTACATTATTTACAAGGCTTATGAATAATGAATTAAGTGACAGAAAAAAAGGCACTCCAAGAGCATTAATTATGGCACCAACAAGGGAGCTTGTTATACAGATAGAAAAAGATGCAAGAAATATTGGCAGATACTGCGGCTTAACTATACAGTCTGTTTTTGGCGGTATAAATTATGAAAAACAAAAACGCCAGATTGAACAAAAATTTATTGATATTTTAGTTGCTACTCCCGGCAGACTTCTTGATTACAAAGAGCAGCAGGTGCTTGATTTAAGTGCAGTAGAGATACTTGTTATTGATGAAGCTGATAGAATGCTTGATATGGGCTTTATTCCTGATATGAAGAAAATAATTAGTGCAGCACCACCTAAATCTAAAAGACAGACAATGCTTTTTAGTGCTACATTAAATCAGGATATTTTAAGGCTTGCTTCTCAGTGGACAAAAGACCCAGTAAGTTTTGAAGTAGAATCAAAGGAAATAACTTCTGAAAATATTGAACAGATTGCATATATTGCATCAGATAAAGAAAAATTTGCTATAATATATAATATTGTTTCTCAGGATATGTTAAACAGAGTAATAATTTTTGGCAACAGGCGGGATGAAGTTGCAAGGCTTACAGATATGTTTAAAGCATGCGGTCTTTCCTGTGGTCTGCTTTCAGGTGATGTTACTCAGTCAAGAAGAATTAAAACATTAGAAGAACTTAGAAACGGCACAATACGCATATTATGTGCAACAGATGTTGCTGCCCGCGGAATACATGTAGATGGCATTACTCATGTATTTAATTACTCACTGCCTGATGATCCTGAAGATTATGTTCATAGAATAGGCAGAACTGGCAGAGCAGGGGAAAAGGGAGTGTCGGTTATTTTTGCAACTGAAGAAGATTCTTACCTTATTCCTAAAATAGAATCATATACAAAACATAAGTTAAATTATATAAACCCAGAAGAAAATCTTGTGGCTGTGCCTAATGATTTAAGTAAAATATTAAAACAGTTTAAATCAGGCAGAGCAGGAAGAAAAAAAACCGGCTCTTTCAGAGAAAAAAGAGTGAAAAACAGAAAAGAAGTATCAAATAGGCGACCTGTTAAAAGAAAAAAGTAG
- a CDS encoding acyl-CoA carboxylase subunit beta, with protein sequence MSKDKIKDLVELRSRLYKGGGDAQIEKVHSQGKYTARERIGMFLDEDTFQEDFLMVQHRCSDFGMDKKDLPADGMVTGMGLVDGRSVFVASQDFTVNAGTMGEAGARKAQELMDAALKTGSPFVFINDSGGARVQEGVSALSGYGGIFYRNVLLSGVVPQISVIAGPCAGGAAYSPALTDFIIQVQREGQMYITGPKIIKEVTGEEVSLEQLGGVDAQAHYSGVVHFVAKSGPEALGLARRLLSFLPSNNSEEAPIMEESRNSSIGPDESFNFLVPDDPKVPYDMHEIIWRIVDNADFLEVQENFAKNIIVGFGRLNGRSVGIIANQPAFKAGVLDIDSSDKAARFIRFCNAFNIPLITLVDVPGFMPGVDQEYGGIIRHGAKLLFAYASATVPKFTVIIRKAYGGAYIGMCSKEMGADRVAAWPGAEIAVMGAEGAVSLLYGKEIKNAEDKAAETKKRLEEYRELFANPYVAAKRGYIHNVILPADTRSYLAASLEMYASKREIRPYKKHGLIPL encoded by the coding sequence ATGAGCAAGGACAAAATTAAAGATCTGGTTGAGCTTCGTTCCCGTTTATATAAAGGGGGCGGTGATGCTCAGATTGAGAAAGTGCACTCTCAAGGCAAATACACAGCCAGAGAGCGTATAGGAATGTTTCTTGATGAAGATACTTTCCAAGAAGATTTCCTTATGGTTCAACACCGTTGCAGTGATTTTGGTATGGATAAAAAAGACCTGCCAGCTGACGGTATGGTTACAGGAATGGGGCTTGTAGATGGCAGGTCAGTATTTGTTGCCAGTCAGGATTTTACTGTTAATGCAGGAACTATGGGTGAAGCAGGTGCTAGAAAAGCTCAGGAATTAATGGATGCAGCACTTAAAACTGGCTCACCTTTCGTATTTATTAACGATTCAGGCGGCGCAAGGGTTCAAGAAGGTGTAAGTGCCTTGTCAGGTTACGGCGGTATTTTCTATCGCAATGTTCTTCTTTCTGGTGTTGTTCCGCAGATTAGTGTTATTGCTGGTCCATGTGCAGGTGGTGCAGCTTATTCTCCAGCATTGACAGACTTTATCATACAAGTTCAAAGAGAAGGTCAGATGTATATTACAGGACCTAAAATCATTAAAGAAGTTACAGGTGAAGAAGTTTCTCTTGAACAGCTTGGCGGTGTAGATGCACAGGCTCACTATTCTGGTGTTGTGCACTTTGTTGCAAAATCAGGTCCTGAAGCATTAGGACTTGCTAGAAGACTTTTATCATTTCTTCCATCTAATAATTCAGAAGAAGCACCTATTATGGAAGAATCAAGAAATAGCTCAATAGGCCCTGATGAATCATTTAATTTTCTTGTGCCAGATGATCCAAAAGTGCCTTATGATATGCACGAAATCATTTGGAGAATAGTAGATAATGCAGATTTCTTAGAAGTGCAGGAAAATTTTGCTAAAAATATTATTGTAGGATTTGGCAGATTAAATGGCAGAAGTGTTGGTATTATTGCTAACCAGCCGGCATTTAAAGCAGGTGTTTTAGATATTGACTCATCAGATAAAGCTGCACGCTTTATTCGTTTCTGCAATGCATTTAATATACCATTGATTACTCTTGTTGATGTTCCGGGATTTATGCCGGGTGTTGATCAGGAATATGGTGGCATTATCAGACATGGTGCAAAACTTTTATTTGCTTATGCTTCAGCAACTGTTCCAAAATTTACAGTTATTATCCGTAAAGCATACGGCGGAGCATATATAGGCATGTGTTCTAAAGAAATGGGAGCAGACAGGGTTGCAGCATGGCCGGGTGCAGAAATTGCAGTTATGGGAGCAGAAGGTGCTGTCAGTCTGCTTTATGGCAAAGAAATCAAAAATGCAGAAGATAAAGCTGCTGAAACTAAAAAAAGACTTGAAGAATATAGAGAATTATTTGCAAATCCATATGTTGCAGCAAAAAGAGGCTATATTCACAATGTTATACTTCCAGCAGATACAAGAAGCTATTTAGCAGCATCACTTGAAATGTATGCTTCCAAGCGTGAAATAAGACCATATAAAAAACACGGTCTTATTCCATTATAG
- a CDS encoding HIT family protein, with amino-acid sequence MENDCIFCKIIAGEIPSCKVYEDDNFLAFMDINPAVRGHTLVIPKHHCRNLLDTPDNVGAGFYPVLKKVSLSVKAAFRAEGIYMFQQNEPASGQEVFHSHVHIIPRYKNDDFGKHNPPRLKVEISEIAKDAESIKKNI; translated from the coding sequence ATGGAAAATGATTGCATATTCTGTAAAATTATTGCAGGAGAGATTCCGTCCTGTAAAGTATATGAAGATGATAATTTTTTAGCTTTTATGGATATTAATCCTGCGGTTCGCGGGCATACTCTTGTTATACCAAAACATCACTGCCGCAACCTGCTTGATACTCCTGATAATGTGGGAGCAGGTTTTTATCCTGTGCTTAAAAAAGTGTCTTTATCAGTAAAGGCTGCTTTTAGGGCAGAAGGTATATATATGTTTCAGCAAAATGAGCCTGCTTCTGGACAGGAAGTATTTCATTCTCATGTTCATATTATTCCAAGATACAAAAATGATGATTTTGGTAAACATAATCCCCCAAGATTAAAAGTAGAAATTTCAGAAATCGCAAAAGATGCTGAAAGTATTAAAAAAAATATATAA